The genomic window TCCTCCCATCTTCCTCTGGATTCAAAATATAAGCTGAGAGTTTGCATCAAAGCCAGACCCGGTGTGCCAATTATCCGAGATGACATCGCGTAGCATCGGAATATGGAAAACGCATTCAAGAGATAGGTGGCAAGGGTGGAATGCGCGATGGACTGGCCGTACGGGTAAGACCACCAGAAAGCAAGCATAGCTTTGTGGGCGGCTCCGAGAAGCCCCATCGTACGCAAGAGAAGCTTCTGGGTGACCAACTGAACCAGTCTGTGCATCTCCAAAATGTCGTCGTTTCTCTCCAACAGGACAGAGCTCATCTTGAGTTTGCTCAGTGAAGTCTTGATTGACATCAAGTCTGGTAACCCTATTCTTGCATATTGATCGAAAAAGACTTGTAGGATTCCCTGGTGATAAAAAAAACTGAAATGCTCAAGAGTTTTTCTTGTAGAGTCGTCTTCACGCTCTAGCTGCTGCAACAGGACGAGGCACGGGGCAGTGACTTCTGGTGGGATCTTTGGTCCCCTGGGATCTGTCGCATCGCGTAGATCGCGCAGATCGCGTAGATCGGCCACGTCAGGCCTGACTCCCCTTAGAAGGTCGATGTATTCCTTGATGGAGATAGAATTCATTCTAATATATGAGGTCGCCAAGGTAATGGCAAGTGGGAGATTGCcgagcgacgacgagaggAGGTCCACATCCTCTTGGGGATCTAAGTCGCCTAGATCGTGTCGTATCAGCTGGCTCGCCTCATCCGGGTTCAGTTTTTCAACCTCTATCATTGACGCTCCTGCAAAAAGGCTGGACTCAGGATTCGTCGTGGTAAATAGGATAGCCCCGTGACTGTACTTGGGCATGTGCGCTGATATGTCATGCTGTTTCACGTTGTCGGCGAGGCCAGCCATGTTCTTCCCTTGATCTGTCTGGAAGAACGACTCCATGTCATCGGCGCCGTCGACCACCATCAACCATGGTGATTTGGCCTTTTTCTCTAACCACCAAGGAACGAGGTCTAGAGGGTTGAATCCTATATTTGAGGATCCAGGAATGTTGCATTtctcggcgatggaggcgTATGACTCGTAGAGCTGTTCTATGTTGTTGGCTTGAACCCAGAATATTGATGTATCCGGTTGTGCTTCTTTGAGAGAGTAGGCATGATGCAGAGCGATTTGGGTTTTGCTATACACGTcagataataataatatgACAGTTTGAGTAGTGTAAGACTGTACCCAACGCCATTGGGTCCGTACAAGCAGATCCGTGGCTGTCCTGTCCTCAATCTCTTCAATATGCCCCGTTTCGAGGTGGTAGTGAGCTCTCGCTTGACTTGATCGAGTATTTCTACTCTTCCAACGAATCTCGAGTTGGGATAGTAAGGGACAAGAACTTTGAGGTGTGAGCTGGAGAAAATAAGTCAGGGTTTTGCATACATTCTGTTGACACGGCTCGTGATCGTGGAGGCCATATATATCTGGAAATCGGTCCCCGAATGGAGGGAGGTATGGAGTCATAGAGTCTCGACAGTAAACCCAGGAGAGTAAAACACAAGGCCACAACGCCAACAAAGATCTCAACATTCCAGGTTGCTCCTTGGTCTGGAGACGGCCATGACGCAAAGAAGAATGACGCCATTGTCAAAGTGTTTTGTCGCGAAAGAAGCAGTGGGGGGAGTTCATGACTtgggaagatggaggagctgcGATGCCTTGGGGTTCAGCTTCGAACTCAGCCCCAGTTTCAACCAGGCTCAGCCACTGCCACTCGTGGAAGTTAGTCAGCTTTCGTTGACCTCCCTCTGACGAATCATGATGCTTAGAAAGAGTCCCGGGAGTTCGCCTCTTGGCATCAACTCAATGTGCGGGGAATGCGGAGATGTCGGGGGAGGCTCCTGAGTCTAAAAAGGGTGTGTCCCCGGATTTTCGCTCCTGTCTAGCCATGTCTCAGTCACCGTCGAAATGCCCGTCTCAACCGGTCGTCGTATGCCTCTCAGTTGCGAGCCCTGTCGGGAGCGCAAGATCAAGTGTCCTCGAAACACCaaccgaggaagaggacctTGTGAGACCTGTGTGCGTCGAGGGATACCCTCTTCAGAGTGTGTTTATCTCCGGGATCAATGGCCCAGACGACACAATCAGCCGGCTGCAGGGGCTGTTGATAACTCGAAACTCGTCGCGAGAATCGATAGGCTTGAGGAGTTGCTACGACAGAGTGTGTCCAATTCAGCGAATCAACCTCAAGAGCCTGTATCGAATCTTCCTTCGCCTGAATCGAGTTTGCCTCAATCCGCGGGTTCGTTTACTGGGCGAAATGAGGTGTCGCCGCTCAAGGGTGTCCCTTCGAGTTCAATTGCGCCCCCGGCTGGGATCATTATACGATACGAGTCTGGACACGAAAAGTTTgaaccatcatcttcacGCTGGTCCTCCATCCTTCGGGACAATCCCAATGTGAATGGCATCAAGACAGACCTTGACGGTAACGACATTGGGTCGATGCCATTTACAACCAGTACCGCCACGATTGCAGAGCTTATCGACCTGCTTCCGCCCACTTCGCACTGCGATGAGCTCAAGAGGACTTATTTCGACGTGTTTTCTCCCGTAAGTTTTCCCCCTCTCTGGCATGCAACTGCTGACAGCGTAGCTATTTCACATATTGCATGACCCGACGTTCGAGGCCGATTATCGCCGCTTCCAGTCAGACCCCGAGCAAGTGTCTCTCCCATGGCTTGCGCTGCTCTTTGTTATCTTGAGCATAGCCGTCATCGCATTGCCAGAAGACAGTCCTCTTCTTCGTGAGCTGGGCCGTCGCAACTCCTCGCTTGAGAATACGTCTCTGCTGAGCAGCCGATACCGAGGAGCGGCAATGAAATGTCTTGAGGCCGATCACTACCTCTGGCGACACAACCTGAATACACTACAAGCTGTTATTCTTCTCATCTACGGCATAAATCACACCCACGGCCAGTCCTGGGCTCTTCTGGGTACAGCGCGCAACATTGCCTTGGCTCTCGGTTGTCAAATCGACCCCACGGTCTTTGGGATGGATCGGATACGAGCTGAGGAGCGTCGAAGATGCTGGG from Fusarium keratoplasticum isolate Fu6.1 chromosome 10, whole genome shotgun sequence includes these protein-coding regions:
- a CDS encoding Zn(2)-C6 fungal-type domain-containing protein, whose product is MPVSTGRRMPLSCEPCRERKIKCPRNTNRGRGPCETCVRRGIPSSECVYLRDQWPRRHNQPAAGAVDNSKLVARIDRLEELLRQSVSNSANQPQEPVSNLPSPESSLPQSAGSFTGRNEVSPLKGVPSSSIAPPAGIIIRYESGHEKFEPSSSRWSSILRDNPNVNGIKTDLDGNDIGSMPFTTSTATIAELIDLLPPTSHCDELKRTYFDVFSPLFHILHDPTFEADYRRFQSDPEQVSLPWLALLFVILSIAVIALPEDSPLLRELGRRNSSLENTSLLSSRYRGAAMKCLEADHYLWRHNLNTLQAVILLIYGINHTHGQSWALLGTARNIALALGCQIDPTVFGMDRIRAEERRRCWAGLNMLYTIQNTTLGNLDSTFTPSSVKAPLDVNDDELVAGFDVPVSRNGPTQMSYLLLKFDLYGLCTRICSEVFGALHVPSYNTIQALDSEISALQEVLNYKYLFDTALPVHHAVQLNILFGYSHQLTLLLHRPILRQRTADMRYTRENLLTSQRKCIESSQALLSIHRTLYEDAMFRPYQWYNRGLGSFHAFHAAVCLAHICTSGMSVEASTKDVLRRELQGALEIFEQMAKTGMSAVCQKATPVLKKLIGMIAPQEIQHPVPSMASDSPTHQTAVSSDRSGLEFLEEPIDNLAPQQWLSPSTMGWEEWETFLENNSTANVL